From a single Desulfovibrionales bacterium genomic region:
- a CDS encoding L-threonylcarbamoyladenylate synthase — protein MIITVNTVNPQPRLINRTVEVLRSGGIIAYPTDTVYGIGCDIFNKKAIEKIYQIKHRPRHKPFSFICADLKNISEYAHVSNFAYKIMRKLLPGPYTFILEGSSLVPKLMLTRRRTVGIRVPDHTVCLAIVRALGHPIVSTSAAVGDSQIMTGDPEEIEEKLGPSLNLVVDGGILYPEPSTVVSLIDDSPEIIRAGKGGISLFS, from the coding sequence TTGATTATTACCGTTAATACTGTCAATCCCCAACCCAGATTGATTAATCGAACAGTAGAGGTACTTCGTTCCGGCGGGATTATTGCTTATCCGACTGATACTGTATATGGGATAGGCTGTGATATTTTTAATAAAAAGGCTATAGAGAAGATTTACCAGATAAAACATAGGCCAAGGCATAAGCCCTTTAGTTTTATCTGCGCCGACCTTAAAAATATCAGCGAATATGCCCACGTTTCCAACTTTGCCTATAAGATTATGAGAAAGTTGCTGCCCGGGCCCTATACATTTATCCTGGAGGGGTCCAGCCTGGTGCCAAAATTAATGCTTACCCGCCGCAGAACGGTTGGGATCAGAGTTCCTGACCATACCGTTTGTCTGGCTATAGTACGGGCATTGGGGCATCCTATTGTCAGCACCAGCGCTGCTGTAGGAGATTCTCAGATAATGACCGGGGACCCCGAAGAGATAGAAGAGAAATTAGGGCCTTCTTTGAATCTGGTTGTTGATGGGGGAATACTGTATCCCGAGCCTTCTACAGTAGTTTCGCTTATTGATGACAGCCCGGAAATAATACGCGCAGGAAAGGGAGGTATCAGTCTATTTAGCTAA
- the sppA gene encoding signal peptide peptidase SppA yields the protein MKKHPILFGLAILASIFFGLIVIVFIFAWVGDQGRLLAPGEKIGIVEINGLITDSKETIQDLSALRKNPQIKAIVVRIDSPGGIVGAAQEIYTEVKRAGQVKPVVASCGSIAASGGYYIAVGANKIIANPGTITGSIGVIMKFANAEELLRKIGLKVSSLKSGELKDAGSPTREMTAKEKAMVQGVIDDVQSQFVEVVASGRKMPQEKIRGIADGRIFSGKQAMEMGLIDKLGNMEEAIAAAGQMAGLKEEPEVIYPKKKGVSFWELILDTTFREGVLEGLFYIPYKLSFEAGLGS from the coding sequence ATGAAAAAGCATCCGATTTTATTCGGGTTAGCCATTCTGGCCTCTATTTTTTTCGGACTCATTGTTATTGTCTTTATATTTGCCTGGGTCGGCGACCAAGGGCGGCTATTAGCGCCGGGCGAAAAAATTGGCATAGTTGAAATAAACGGGTTAATCACAGACTCTAAAGAAACCATCCAGGACCTTTCGGCCTTACGTAAAAACCCGCAGATTAAGGCCATTGTTGTCCGTATCGACAGTCCGGGCGGCATAGTGGGCGCTGCTCAGGAAATATATACTGAGGTAAAGAGGGCCGGCCAGGTAAAACCGGTGGTCGCCTCCTGCGGCTCCATAGCTGCCTCCGGCGGCTACTATATAGCGGTAGGGGCAAATAAGATCATAGCCAATCCCGGGACGATAACCGGCAGCATCGGTGTTATTATGAAGTTTGCCAACGCAGAGGAACTATTACGTAAAATCGGCCTGAAAGTAAGCTCTTTAAAAAGCGGCGAATTAAAGGACGCAGGCTCCCCAACTCGGGAAATGACGGCCAAAGAAAAGGCCATGGTTCAGGGAGTCATAGATGATGTACAATCCCAATTTGTAGAAGTTGTGGCCAGCGGACGCAAAATGCCTCAAGAAAAAATCCGGGGAATAGCCGATGGCCGGATCTTCTCCGGTAAACAGGCCATGGAGATGGGCCTGATTGACAAACTCGGGAATATGGAAGAGGCCATAGCCGCGGCCGGACAGATGGCGGGCCTCAAAGAAGAGCCCGAAGTGATATACCCCAAGAAAAAAGGAGTATCCTTCTGGGAACTTATCCTGGACACCACCTTTAGGGAGGGCGTTCTAGAGGGGCTTTTCTACATTCCCTACAAACTTTCTTTCGAAGCCGGATTAGGAAGTTAG
- a CDS encoding integration host factor subunit beta has protein sequence MVKSDLINQLSERFPKYYKKDIQVIVDTIFETMQKSLSQGRRVEIRGFGTFNPRMRKSRLSKNPKTGAAMELKARRTVLFKMGRELKKSLAK, from the coding sequence ATGGTTAAAAGCGATCTAATAAATCAACTAAGCGAACGGTTTCCTAAATATTACAAAAAAGATATACAGGTCATAGTGGATACCATCTTTGAAACCATGCAAAAATCTCTATCTCAAGGTAGGCGTGTAGAAATAAGAGGTTTTGGCACTTTTAATCCCCGGATGAGGAAATCACGCCTAAGTAAAAATCCAAAGACCGGGGCGGCAATGGAATTAAAGGCAAGGAGAACAGTCCTATTCAAGATGGGTAGAGAACTTAAAAAGTCCTTAGCTAAATAG
- a CDS encoding 30S ribosomal protein S1 has protein sequence MDIKDHTTTEEISKTDLLKSDSEENKQDTAHRSQEAAESLEFNKLYEESLKTIQKGEILQGKIISINRDYVVVDVGCKSEGQVPIEEFTGEDGQVRASVGETIDVYLERRGREDGLSLLSKKRADRIKSWDTIEQNFSEGSSIEGKIVGKVKGGFNVDIGINAFLPASQADLRPIKDAESLIGNKYRFRILKINRDRSNVILSRRALLNEERKALKNKTLSTIAEGQTVEGKVKNITDYGIFVDLGGIDGLLHITDMSWGRVEHPSSVYRPGDAIKAKILSVDRGNEKISLGLKQLISDPWESVTDKYPPGARVQGRVVSLAEYGAFVELEEGVEGLVHISEMSWNKKIRHPHQVLSMGDTVEVMVLNTDAKAKRISLGLKQVKPNPWDVIAEKYPVGTVIEGKIKNITDFGIFIGIEEEIDGLIHISDLSWTKKIKHPAELYKKGQLIKAIVLGIDSEHKKFSLGVKQLQPDPWSKVSSVYPAGTRVTGAITNITDFGIFIQLEEGIEGLVHASEVSRDKSKDIRELYKTGDMVTAQVINISPEKKKIGLSIKRLETEEEKSSANGYLAKDENATSTLGDLLKRELANNH, from the coding sequence ATGGATATAAAAGATCACACCACAACGGAAGAAATATCGAAAACAGACCTGCTTAAGTCCGACAGCGAAGAGAATAAACAGGACACGGCCCACCGCAGCCAGGAGGCCGCCGAATCGCTGGAATTTAATAAACTTTATGAAGAGAGCCTGAAGACGATCCAGAAAGGTGAGATTCTTCAGGGCAAGATTATAAGTATTAACAGAGACTATGTGGTGGTTGACGTAGGCTGTAAGTCAGAGGGTCAGGTGCCTATTGAAGAATTCACAGGCGAAGATGGTCAGGTGCGGGCCTCTGTCGGAGAAACAATAGATGTTTACCTGGAAAGGCGAGGCCGGGAGGATGGCTTATCCTTACTGTCTAAAAAACGGGCCGATAGAATCAAGTCCTGGGATACCATCGAGCAAAACTTCAGCGAGGGTTCCAGTATAGAAGGCAAGATAGTAGGGAAGGTTAAGGGCGGCTTTAATGTAGATATCGGCATCAATGCATTTTTGCCCGCATCTCAAGCCGATTTACGGCCGATCAAGGACGCGGAGAGTCTCATCGGCAATAAATATCGTTTCAGAATATTAAAAATAAACAGAGACCGCTCTAACGTCATTCTCTCACGGCGGGCCCTTTTAAACGAAGAAAGAAAGGCATTGAAAAACAAAACGCTTTCTACAATTGCGGAAGGACAAACAGTAGAAGGAAAGGTCAAAAATATCACTGACTACGGTATATTTGTCGATCTGGGAGGCATTGATGGCCTTTTACATATAACCGATATGTCCTGGGGGAGAGTAGAGCATCCCTCCAGTGTGTATAGGCCCGGCGACGCCATAAAGGCAAAAATCTTGAGCGTTGACCGGGGTAACGAAAAGATTTCGCTGGGATTAAAACAGCTAATCTCTGATCCATGGGAATCAGTTACAGATAAATATCCGCCCGGTGCACGGGTTCAGGGAAGGGTGGTCAGCCTCGCCGAATACGGCGCCTTCGTGGAGTTGGAAGAAGGTGTGGAGGGTTTGGTACACATTTCAGAGATGTCGTGGAACAAAAAGATTCGCCATCCGCATCAAGTGCTGTCCATGGGCGACACTGTCGAGGTAATGGTCCTGAATACGGATGCCAAGGCCAAACGCATTTCTCTGGGGTTAAAGCAGGTGAAACCTAACCCATGGGACGTTATAGCAGAAAAATATCCGGTAGGAACGGTAATTGAAGGGAAGATCAAGAACATTACGGACTTCGGGATATTTATCGGTATAGAGGAAGAGATTGACGGCCTGATACATATCTCTGACCTTTCCTGGACGAAAAAGATTAAACATCCGGCCGAACTCTACAAAAAGGGGCAGCTTATTAAGGCCATTGTCCTGGGTATAGACAGCGAACATAAAAAATTCTCCCTCGGAGTCAAGCAATTGCAGCCCGATCCCTGGAGCAAGGTCTCCAGCGTCTATCCCGCAGGAACCAGGGTAACCGGCGCTATAACAAACATCACGGACTTCGGTATCTTTATCCAGTTGGAAGAAGGCATTGAAGGGTTGGTGCATGCATCGGAAGTCAGCCGGGATAAATCGAAGGATATACGTGAACTTTACAAGACGGGTGATATGGTTACTGCCCAGGTGATAAATATCTCACCGGAAAAAAAGAAGATCGGTTTATCCATAAAGAGGCTGGAAACAGAAGAAGAGAAATCTTCAGCTAATGGCTATCTCGCCAAGGATGAAAACGCCACATCTACTCTGGGAGATCTTTTAAAAAGAGAACTCGCCAATAACCATTAA
- the hisC gene encoding histidinol-phosphate transaminase codes for MAKPLVADYIQNLTPYPPGKPIEELEREYGVKNSIKLASNENALGPSPKAVEAIKAALGKLHRYPDGSGYYLKQGLSEKLGLSTENIVLGNGSNELIELIVRTFLNPGDEAISSDPTFLVYRKMVQAVGGRNIVVPLKKGSHDLAGIAKAVAAGTKVIFLDNPNNPMGTVVAKKAFEQFLRDIPPGVIVVADEAYYDFVTTDSTFCGLDYLDSPYLVITLRTFSKAYGLAGLRIGYGVMKKELSEYINRIRQPFNVNSLAQVGALAALSDEEHLAGTKEMVREGLNYLTSEVGRLGYRCLPTQTNFFLIDIKTGGKAVYEKLLRKGVIVRPMHAYKLPDYIRITVGLPAENKRFLSAFKEVMEPRG; via the coding sequence ATGGCCAAGCCCCTGGTCGCAGATTATATCCAAAATCTGACCCCCTACCCGCCCGGCAAACCAATCGAAGAATTGGAAAGGGAATATGGTGTAAAAAACTCTATAAAACTGGCCTCAAACGAAAATGCCCTGGGCCCTTCGCCAAAGGCCGTAGAGGCTATTAAGGCAGCCCTAGGTAAGTTACACCGTTACCCGGACGGCAGCGGCTATTATCTGAAACAAGGCTTAAGCGAAAAACTCGGTCTTAGTACAGAAAACATCGTCCTCGGCAACGGCTCTAACGAACTGATCGAGCTGATTGTGCGCACCTTTCTTAACCCCGGCGACGAGGCCATCAGCAGCGATCCCACCTTCCTGGTCTATAGAAAAATGGTGCAGGCCGTAGGCGGCCGAAATATAGTCGTGCCGCTGAAGAAAGGCAGCCATGACTTGGCTGGGATAGCGAAAGCAGTCGCCGCCGGGACAAAGGTAATATTTCTAGACAACCCCAATAATCCCATGGGGACTGTAGTTGCAAAAAAGGCCTTTGAACAATTTTTAAGAGACATCCCGCCGGGTGTGATTGTGGTGGCCGACGAGGCCTATTATGACTTTGTTACCACGGATAGCACCTTCTGCGGGCTGGATTACCTTGATTCCCCCTATCTGGTCATAACCTTAAGGACCTTCTCCAAGGCCTATGGTCTGGCCGGACTTCGTATCGGCTACGGGGTGATGAAAAAAGAACTCTCCGAATATATAAACCGCATCAGACAGCCTTTTAATGTCAATTCCCTGGCCCAGGTGGGCGCCCTGGCGGCGCTGAGTGATGAAGAGCACCTGGCCGGAACAAAGGAAATGGTCAGGGAAGGTCTTAATTATCTAACGAGTGAAGTCGGACGCCTTGGTTACCGCTGTCTTCCCACCCAGACCAATTTTTTTCTTATAGACATAAAAACGGGCGGCAAGGCGGTTTACGAAAAGCTCCTTCGCAAAGGGGTTATTGTAAGGCCCATGCATGCCTACAAATTACCCGATTACATCCGCATAACCGTCGGCCTCCCGGCGGAAAATAAGCGATTTCTGAGCGCATTTAAAGAGGTCATGGAACCCCGTGGCTGA
- the cmk gene encoding (d)CMP kinase yields the protein MADDRIPKGLLITIDGPAGAGKSTVSKKLADILGYVYLDTGALYRALALAAQKNNLNPDKGKDLEKLCRKPAIALTHNGGKLTVILAGEDVSEEIRAPEISMLSSYISAKPMVRQSLLEMQRDIGKRGGVVAEGRDMGTVVFPDADVKFYLDASPEERASRRHKELLQKGNNPDYEQVRKEMLKRDADDSSRAVAPLIPAPDAIFVDSTDKSIDEVIAFMLAKTEEKASLKACLRAARKQV from the coding sequence GTGGCTGATGATAGAATCCCGAAGGGGTTGCTCATAACTATAGACGGGCCGGCCGGTGCGGGTAAAAGCACTGTGAGTAAGAAATTAGCCGATATTCTGGGGTATGTCTATCTGGACACCGGCGCCTTATATAGGGCCTTAGCACTTGCTGCCCAAAAAAATAATCTTAACCCCGATAAGGGAAAAGACCTGGAAAAGCTGTGCCGTAAGCCCGCCATCGCCCTGACCCATAACGGCGGCAAACTAACGGTTATCCTGGCCGGAGAGGATGTCAGTGAAGAAATCCGCGCCCCGGAGATCAGCATGCTTTCATCATATATCTCGGCCAAGCCGATGGTCAGACAATCCTTGTTGGAAATGCAAAGGGACATCGGTAAAAGGGGCGGCGTAGTGGCGGAAGGAAGAGACATGGGAACCGTGGTCTTTCCCGATGCTGATGTCAAATTTTATCTGGACGCTTCACCGGAAGAAAGGGCCTCAAGAAGGCACAAAGAACTACTGCAAAAAGGCAATAACCCGGATTATGAACAGGTCCGTAAAGAGATGTTAAAAAGAGATGCTGACGACAGCAGCCGGGCCGTAGCCCCGTTAATACCCGCCCCGGATGCTATTTTTGTAGATAGTACAGACAAAAGCATAGATGAGGTAATTGCCTTCATGCTGGCCAAAACAGAAGAAAAGGCCTCTCTCAAGGCTTGCCTGCGCGCTGCGCGCAAACAGGTATAG